A stretch of the Drosophila sulfurigaster albostrigata strain 15112-1811.04 chromosome 2L, ASM2355843v2, whole genome shotgun sequence genome encodes the following:
- the LOC133847747 gene encoding uncharacterized protein LOC133847747 — protein sequence MAVWYRLLFFLIIVSSEKRRFHLILDVVDIKYWSPDLIDEISSTLVQINNRSVINAYFILKRNVDKIDVNTVLDFWKVNNERRRLYNLTMDACPFLTMIYKNNLFAIFSKSFKKHTDGSFKCPLRAHHNYTLKNWYLDEEDFPNFVPEGSFLTITECIIYKKKVFRVVTRGRIVY from the exons ATGGCAGTTTGGTATCGGTTGCTGTTTTTCCTTATCATCGTTTCGTCAGAGAAACGAcgatttcatttaatattagaTGTAGTCGACATTAAATATTGGTCACCTGATCTCATAGATGAGATCAGCTCAACACTAGTTCAAATAAACAATCGCAGCGTAATTAAtgcttattttatattaaaaagaaatgttgATAAAATTGATGTGAATACAGTATTGGACTTCTGGAAAGTCAATAATGAAAGGCGAAGGCTGTACAATCTAACAATGGATGCTTGCCCATTCTTAACGatgatttataaaaataatctattCGCTATATTCTCTAAGAGCTTTAAAAAACATACGGATGGATCATTTAAATGCCCCTTGAGAGCT CATCATAATTACACTCTTAAAAACTGGTATTTGGACGAAGAGGATTTTCCCAACTTTGTACCCGAAGGAAGTTTTCTGACTATAACagaatgtataatatataagaaaaaggTTTTTCGTGTAGTGACGCGTGGAAGAATTGTGTACTAA